AGATAACAAAGATTAAATATAGCTATCTGACATCCATTTGAGTGAGGCTGCAGCAGTATTTACAAACTATTTaggcagtatttttctttaaattttttttaaggtaacatTATTTCAAACATAGCTTCTCTTCCTTAATCATCTGTTCTTAGCATTTAAAACATTCCGTAACAGTACAAAAAAGATAACATGTATCTTCGACAGCAAATCTAGGCACCACAGCTATTTTTAGTAATCTTTGTTCAAGTGTAGTTCTTCTCCAAGCACTCACTCatcttctgaaaggaaaagaaccGAAGTTTTGAGAGCATATAAGATACTTGCATTTGCACTACCTATGACAATGGAAGATTTGAAGTTTAAATAGTTAATAAGTTACACTTCTTTGTATTACAGATTAGCAAGTCTAAACATACACATAAAACTacaaaaatgcagtatttagCCTGAAAGGTTACATTCATTACTTATTACTTTCATAACTAGAGCTCTGATACGGGAAAGGGCAGCAAAACGCTAACCTCTAATCTTGTTCCACTACTCCATGCAGTCTAGTTATGGCTGCACTTACAGATCTATACTGAAAACTACTCTGTTCCTACTGTGTGACTCTTGTCAAAGGGGTCTCTCTCTTTGGGGAGACTTGTACTAACATGGAAGTAGTTTATAGTATAGTAGTAGGCTGTAGTTAACAAGTAGGAGCAgtacaagaaaaacagaatgaggATATGTACAGATCCATGTTTGTAAAGCAAACCCTGTGTAGTTACTCCAGTAAATCCCCCTGTACATGAAACTGaagctatagaaaaaaaaattgtgttgacAATGGTTATGAAAAGTTGTAAAATGTCTTGTGTATATAATTCTCTCAAAGTAACGACaaaagattattttgctttttaacacaCCAATGATGCTTGTGTAGACTAATATAATCGTGCAATTTATTCTGTACTTAAATTTTTCTTATTCAGCAGAAGCATAAGGGCTTTTGTGTCTTCAAGACTAAGTTGACAACCCAGTCTTTAGTTGAAAGAGTTAATCACTTTGCTGGGGAATGCTTTTACTGAAATGGTAATGGCAAGTCAGCCTGCTGGTGAAGAGTCACTTTTGCATTCCAGGATAATTTCATTTTGCAATTATCAAATTTTGCAGTAGATTAGGATTCACTGAGGGAAACATACCTGCATATTTACATACGACGGCTGCGGAGCTAGACGTGCTCTCTCAGAgttctgctgggcagctgctgctcGCTCTGCTGCCCGTTCACTTCCAGGAGCCTTTTTATCAGCCATGGGGCTTTCAGAAGCGCTTAGCTCTGCATCCGAGAGCAGCCTCTCTGCAGTACTGCAGGAGCAAAGTCAGGATTAACTCTGGTCTTTTTCACAAGCACTGAATATTCAATGCAATTTTGATAATTGAGCTTCACCCTGAGAAGTTTGGCAACAAGATTCAAGAAATGCCAGCACACAAACAGCATTTTGAGCAATATTTCCGAAGTCTCAGCTTTTCTTTACCTGTTTCTCTGTCAGTGAAAGCAAGTGTGTATTGCCGCTTCCTATGTTACCAAGGATGAGGCTGGTTTATAGACTCAGATTTGAGCTGCCTGGTATCTGGAATTATCATGTGCAATCCCTACACGTTTAGCCTTGCTCAGGCCAGTTCTAAGAGACTGGCAGGAGTAGGATAAAAAGAGATGCATAACGAGGAATAAAGAAGTTAACATGGGTCCTACTTGCTTTTAAAGCTTCAGTAATTGCAGTCCTGCGTGCCAAAGCACATCTTAATGAAGTCAGCCACATGTTATGCCTACTAGAAGAGTATAAACTCTTACTTCAAAGCAAAGTGACTATGTTTCAGATGCTGTAGACTATCTCAGAAAAATGCCCTAAAACTGTGAGCACTATATCCTCAACAAAATAACAAGAGATACAAACAACTGAGTAACATACAAAAAACTCAGTCTGATGAGAGGAATCCTTGGATTTCTAAACTATGAGAGCAGAATTAATGAAATACATATTACAGCTTTCACAGTGTAAATAAATTAGGTAAGAGAAAATATGCATCTCAAAAGAGTGATGATAAACAGTTCCCAAGAGGAAGACTGAAAACATTACTTAAATTACATTGGACAAAACATTGTGTTAAGCACAAAACCTGTGTTGCCAAAATGTATTATGACTCAAAAGAGCCTTTCCTACTGCtggctctttaaaaaaatacaaccaaacaaaaaaatcattgagACATGTGTTTGAGAACATGCTGTTATGCCCTGAATATCGTGTTTCTAAGGAGGGAACAGCCTCAAGtacacacaaaaggaaaaaggctgTCAGTTAGGAATTGTTCTCAAAGCAAtcagtaaaaaaaaggaaagtgcagaaatatatattttagaaatAGGTAATGAAAGTTACTCTGAAGAAAACCGCCGCTCTTTTGTGggaaaggcatttatttttttttcaaaccaaaaaaaatagttAGGATATACAAAAAGCATTCAAAGTTTGCAATTATCAGACAAACTGGGGGGTATATTAATGCccaatgtgattaaaaaaaatcaagaccaaTTTAAATCAGCTCTTTTGCATAGCAAAAGTTCCATTAACCTGTATTAGCACATTTAACTTACTGTAAATGAGAGTTTTTGGTGCCTTGCAGTAATTCGACTGTTTGTCTCTTAGCACAGGCCTGTTTGGAAGAGCTCATCATCTGCTTCAGATCACTGGTATTTGCTGAATGGGATGGACTTCTTGGCATGCCCACTTCTACAAAAGCATCATTGCAACCTACAAGACCAATAGAATAGTTAAACAAAAACTCTTATATTCTAGTGAACTTACTGAAAGAGCAGCAAACATAGAACAAAACCTGCTCTCCCTCCTTACAGAATTATTCTGGTCTTCAGGGATAACAACTTGATCAAGTTTAAGAAGTCAGAAATATAAGTTTGAACGCACAAAAAAGGTGTTAGTATTCACATATATAGTAGACACatgtaagtattttctttttgtaaaacattattttgagtAATATTAAATCTGAAGACTGACAATCAGAAATGACTAGTTTATTTCAAACAAATATGATCTTATATGTAGTTTTAATAAACCTTGACAGGCACTTAGATAACTTTTGCTGGAATAAAAGGTCCCCAAATTAATGTTCAAATATCTTTAGAAtgtgtttttacaaatatttatcaTGTTAATTGGGCAATGTACCTTTTATTCAAATCAGCATTTCAAATGACCACAACCCTTAATAAAAGAGCATCTCCTTGTTGACCAGTATTTGCAAGGTAAACAAGGCCTTTACAAGTATTTGCTCAAGTTGGAAGTGCAACTGGTTTTCCCTCCCTCCAAGAATGATGGGAACAGTTCATTAGTTCCTTTAGCTCCTAAAAGGCAGCATAACTGAAATGTTGTTACAAAACACGTAAATAAGTTCTGTTTGACAGTGTCATCTAGGTTTGATTTACACATAATTTTCTGCAATAACCTTCTCAAAAGcattaattatttcctttcattaaaaagcaaaaatacaacatCATTTAAACCACCACAGATTGTTTAAAGCAATGAAATTAAGCTGCTGTAAAACACACTAAAATTTTCATAGGTTATTTCCCTCTGCTCTTCAGGAATAAATCAAATGTTACAAGTGCATTTATGTTGACTTAAGGTCTCTCTACTAACAGTACATCTCAGATACTACAACTTCTATTTACTTTCTTTGACAACAAATCTGGGAGATCCAGCAATGTTTTCCTTCACCATAGCTGCAAAACCAATGCACAGgcaatatatttacatttttgtttcatgaaCTGTACATAGACTGCACAAACGCTAccagacaaaagaataaaatgtcaAAACTTTACCTTCTGCACTATTTGACTTGGCAGCTACTTGTTCTGAGGCACCATGAGCACTTGTTTGCCTTACTGGATCACTGTGGTTTGTGCTCAACACATTTTCTCCTAGCGATGTGGCAGACAGTGCAGCATAGTTGATATTTGAGGTCTGAAATGattgtcagaaaaaaatcactgaagtgaTTGTTATGCTTAAGGAAATATTGAAAGAATTTCCCTTTTGTATCTGCGCAAGAGAACAAGAAATTCATTCCTAATATAGGAGAACAATATGCTTGAATGTTCCATTTTTCTATCTTTAAGTCATATTTTGAAAACACCACAGTTCTATTTCTAAACCTAGAAGCTTTAAGAACTTACTAGTGTAGCTAGTGCTAGttttctctttcagctcttcTTAGAAGTTTATTACAAACAGATCTGGCTCTCCAGAGATCATGTCACTTACTTTTACATGACCATTTAAAGAAGGTGCGCCTTTTTTACTCTCCGATTGCATGCCATTGACATGGACTTCAACAGGAGTCAAGCCTGGTGGTGGAGATGGAGTGTTCTGGCTATAACTAGGTACTCCAGACAACAGAATACTAGTTAGAGTTGCTTGGGCAGTAGATGGTATCATTAGGTGTGGAATAGCAGAAAAACCTGGAACAAAATTTGGTCATGTTCTGATAAGTTTCTCATTTAACTTTCTCACGTACTACAGCACTTTATATAAATCTCTGTGTGGCTTTGATACATCACTAAACAAGTTTCCATTGGAATTGCATGCGAAAAACGTAACACTTTACCTAACCATTACTTTGTAAGTTAACAGTTTCCTATATAAAACAGATCAAAACATTGCATGTGACAGCAGTGTCATAAGTTTACATTAAATTGCAACTTCAAATTTGGATGTTTATTAATCTGTGTTAAGATAAACTTAAGAATTATTAAGGCTCTAAAGAATGAATGATTCTGGACTTTTCAATTGTCATTCTCACAACTTACTGTTGCACAAgtcatttaatttacatttaaattctaCCGACCTGTGGCATTTGTGTTAGCCAGAGATGTCGCCCATAACGTGGGACTAGGAGTGCCTGAACTTGGACTCTGTAAGGGACTCACAGAGCTATTCAGGGCATTCAACAGAGAATTTGGAGCAGTTGAGGTGTTGACTGACAGGGCTGTTGGACCTAAAAGGCCTACAAAACAATTAtacaaatgaatatttaaaacttaACAGGAAAGCATTTTTACCTGTTAAGTTAGTACCAGTTAAAGTaccagttaaaaataaacaaaacccactaAACCACACCAGcatgtattttgaaaacaaattttaacatTAAACCTGCTGTTAATTTCAGGCAGAGAACACATTAAGAGAAGCATTCTTAAACTGTGAATGATATATCCAAGAAGAATTGTAGCATCTCTTATGTCCTTCTACTGGACTCCAACTATTGCCAGAACAAAAGAGGCTGCACTGGCTGCTTCTCAGCCCCACCATCCCCTTCTATCCCCTTCGTTGCTTTCATCAGTTTGTTTCAAAGAAGCATCACTTAGAGAACAAGAAAGCAACCTTACTTTCATTTCAGATGATAACCTTTTCCTCAAAGCTCACATGAACAAACCACTACTTCCACACTAAGAACTATTCAGTTCCTTTTTGCATCTTCAGTATTGACTGCAAACCTTCCCCTCAGTGCGCTCCTTATTCCCAAAGCATTCCCTCAAATGAGCTCTTCGTGTAAGAGCATTCACAAAGCAGTTCATCACTACATTCTAAAAAGTGCACATTTGTGCCCATGTGACCCCCAAGAAAGCATCTGACATGGAACTACACAGCACTGCTGCATGGCAGGTCACAATGGAACATGGCGGTTAGGTGAGAACTCAGAGATTGAAGAACCAGCGTCAAGATCTGTCCCTAAATTCTTCTGGGACTGCTTGGTTTTATATGCATTTCTGATAATAGGGTATTTGCAGAGCTTGAATATAAAATGGTAATTCCAGTCTGGAATATGTGCTGCTTCTATAAAATTACATTGACAGAAAGCTTACACATTTCTGTCCTAAATTTCATATTGACAAGTAAGATCTAAAGTAGTAGCACAGTGAGATACAGCCAGAACTGAAACGTGACGTTAGCTATGTTAACTTTCATGGTACTGTTGATGGTACCCGAATTCAGGACAGCCTGAGACATTTAATTTGAAAGAGATTCTTCTGAAGGCTGTAAAAGCAGTGTCCTACTTCACCTGTATTTCCCTCCCTGTCACTTTCAGCTGAGAGGTTTTCAAGCTTCTGGAGGATTTTGTACAGAGATGAGTCACACGGCTGATTATGAAAGCCTTGGAGGAAGTTTTACAACAAGCCCTAGAAAGGCCAGATGCTTTTGGAATTCTCTAATACTTTAACATGATTCCTTATGCAAAACACACATCTGGTCCTTTTTTTCTAGTACAAGTGAATTAAGTTTCAAACCAATAtatagctataaaaaaaaataatatataaatatatatatagaatagAATGCATACCAAGCCCGGTGAGTCCTAGTCCTGCTGAGGACAAGATATCCAAACCAGGACAAGACAGACCAACAGGGCACGAGACAGTAGAGGGATTTGATGCTATGGTAACTCCACTACTTTCAAGTCCCAAGAGACATTTCCGTGCCTCATACATATTTAAGGCATTTCGTTCAACACTTTTTACAATCACAGACtgtagggaaagaaaacagcaacaacaaaaaaaacacaacaaaaaaaggaaaaccaatgAGTAACACAACTATGTAACATGGATCTGCAACACACACAACTTTTCTTAATACTCCCTCATGGCGATCAGTAACATAGTAGTGTGAGACAGCAGGAGAGAACGTCCATTAGCAACTACTCAAATTCAGTGGCCTTTATGGTAAATTTAGGGACTTTTGTGTGCACTTGACAAGGAGAATGATGAAAGTCCTTTCTAAGAAAAACAATTAGTATTGTACCTTGGTGCTATTTGGTATATCAAATCTTAAGTGCCCTGAGATCTAGAGAAGTGAATCAATAATTAAAATCTTGTCTTTTATCACAGGTCTATAACCTTGAAGTGGACAAAAAAGTTGTTCATATTTAATTCAACTAATAAATTCATAGCTGTCTGAGAATAAAGTAACAAATACCTGGAAAATTAAATGATAAAACACATTATTTGTTTCTTGTACAGTCTCTACACAATGTTTCTTTGCATTGATTTTATATATCCCTACACAGGGAAGCTTACTTATTGATTGACACAACGTAACCGTCATTTAATGAACATCTCCCATGAGAGGTATTTTGTAAGTCTGTTTTTTGTGGTTCCTTCCAACATCTTGTGTAGAACAGTCAGACTTTTCTCATAGTCATATTATTcaggtggtggttgttttttttttttggttttgtttgtaattCTGATTGCTAAAGAACACTGCAGTTATGTGGGGGAGCTGCAATTTCagagtaatttctttaaaaacaaatcaagagTAGTTCTAGTCAGATACAATTTATCTCCTCATAGTCGATTTCTTTAATCAGTATCTTCCACACAAAAGCTAATCTCTGTATTgtcaaatatttaatgaaaaagtaaaattactataGAGGAGAGCTGTTGTAACATTTAAATTGatatttcaagcagaaaaaatatatatgccttTTACAAGTTTATGATCCATTAAGCCGGGAGGAGGAGCAGACATGTCAACTCATCAGCTCTGAAAAGTTGTCATGAAAGCCTGAAAAGAATATATTAGCTATTCACCAACCTTGCTTGGTTGCTTTGGCTTCGGCTTAATGCTTATGAAGACATCTAACTGCTCCATTAGCTGTGTTATAAACTGTGGTTCTACTTCAATTTCTTCCTTCATATCAAACATGAGCACAAGTGGAAGGCAACCCTGAAAAGACAAGACGCAACAATTTGTAAAACTTATAGCCTACCCTTTCCCCATGAAAATGTCAGCAATAAACTGAAATATAGAGGTTGTAACACATATACACCATGATACAgtaaactcagaaaaaaatagcaaggatGAAGTTTTAAGTAAAGTCTTGTATGCAAGAATAGAGGGGAATCTTTTTACCCTGGACTTCTGAACAGTTTGGTGGTATACGGGTGAAATGATTTGTTGAATATTTGCCATTCCAATCAGCACACATGCACCCTGCATTAGCTATTTATACAGACTTAGAGGTGTGTCCAGAGATTCATATTCAGAAACCACTATTACCTactaaatcagaagaaaatattgtCAGGAACTGATAGCAGGGCTCTTACATACTCAAATGACTCACATTAAACTAGGTTTAAGATAAGGAAACAATTCTGAAAAAACATTCTTTGCAAGACACCATTGCCTAAGTCTTAACTTTTACCTTTCTCTTCCCCTGTCCTAGACCAGTTAGATAAGTATTTTCCTGCAATATGGATGACATCTCTAAACACTTTCAATACTAAaactttaagtaaaaaaaaagcaagcacccCTAAAAAAGTCCAACCCCCCAAAATATAACAAAAACCTCAATGTTCGCAGGATATCTAGACATTATTAGATTGCTACTtctcaaaataacaaaaatagatGGTACAAAGTCAGTGAAAACCAAATACTACTATTTTGTGACTTTAGATTCACAATAAAGTAAACATAGTATCATATGTATCAGGAAAAAAGCCCCAGTAAGATACATTCAAGAAAGTGGTCTTTAGtccgtttgctgcttttgcttcagAATGAAAAGCAGCAAATTGGTATATTTGTTCTTCAGATCACTAGTTCAGTATCGTTTTGTAATTAAATAGCACTTCTCCACAGTACCACCTATAGCTACACAGTACTTCCCAAAGTAATTTTAACTTAAAGAAAACGAAAGCAAGACATCTTAACTATTTTCACTTCAGGAAGACCAACACACAGCTTAATTCCAGTAAGTTAACTTGTCTGAAAAGAACAATTATGAATAAAGTCTATTTAAAAACACCCGAAATCAATAATCAAGGATTTTACGGTAACAGAACTGCTGAGAGCATTTTATACTTGGAAGTTCCAGATGTTTTGTTAAAAAGCTAACAAAAGTAATATCAGAAGGTCTCACCAAAAGTCTGCTGAATGAAAATACAACTAAAAGTTAACAGGAAAACCAGAAACTTCAAATTTGAAATGTCAGGCTTTATAAGCATATTAAAAGGCTCAGTTTTTACACTACTGTTTTGTTATCGTACGTTTAGAGCATCTACATGATGATGGGAGAGGAACAGAACCAAGTAATGTTCTTTGACAGGGAGTGAACAAAACTAAGTTGTCAGTATTGTCTTCTGTAATTAAATACAGTACAGTCTTCATTATTATATGCAAAACTAACCGAAAGCGTCAGTATTTTTTAGTGATGATCAAAATACAGATGAAATCAAAGGGTTTGGAATAAGGGGAAGACagatcaaaaacattttaaacaagacTCCAAACCCCTCTTGCTTAGGGGTAAAAAGTATCTGAATTTTAAATCACTGggtattctttcttccttttacaatTTGCCCTCATCACTACGAGTATTGTCTTAACCACCATGCTGAGTATATTCCTGCAAGCAATAAATATGCTGATGATTAGAAACTGGGACTTGCAATGCTTGTCAGAGATAAGGGATATTCACAACTTACACACCACAGAATTCAAAGCCTTCTCAATAAAATTAATTATGAGTTGATATTGAAGTTTCCATTTAGACATGCTGctaaacaatttttaaagatGGCGCCAACACATTACTTATGTCTTACTGTAAGGTATCTATGCACTGCATTGCATTTTCTGTTGATATTGTAAACTCTGCCTCAAATTTAGTCTCTGATGAGAATTACAGATCACAACAATTTAGTAGCTCAGAAAAACATTACGGTATTTCTTTTCCTGGTCTTATGTTCAGATGCTTCTAGACAGTTATTCCTAGGAGCTCTGCAGCGATCACATCACTATTTTTAAATCACCTCTCCAATTCCATAGGACACTTGTGCtgcccagctgtgcagcagcaTCGGGTGTTATCCTGACTGAATgagaggagctggcaggaggcaacAACAACGGTGACCAGGGTGACTCCCCACCACAGAAATCTCATCCCACCGAACAATGCCCAAGAATAAAACAAGACAAGTGAAGTTTATGTCAAAGGAAGCTGCGACTGGCTGCAGCTGTCTAGCTGTATGTAGGTATCGGCATGGCTGGCAAATTTAAGTGCTTTTATCTGAAGCTGAAAAACACTACTTTTACAAAGTTCGGAATCACAGATAAGTCGTTATCTGGTTAGCtatttcttccctcagcttttcaaatttttattgtttaaaaagatatattcctgctttgcaaaatttgtttttaatacttgTTTTATCTACAAAACTGGAAACAACAGTTTCAGGGCATGTAATGCCTGTGAGTTGAAACAGACCAAGTCTCCTGGTCAGTTCAGTTCTTAAAGGGTGATATCGCAGATGTAATGTAGGATACTAAGTTGTACTGATGTGCTTGGAATTAAATCAAgcttcaatatttaaaaaaaaaaaacggcccTCGTATAATTCTAAATTTTGAGAGTAAAGGCATACTTTGATGTTCATACCGTAGCTTATCTACATTTCCTTCTACTTCATGAACATCCAAAAAAGTACTACTTAAACCTCACCAAGgaaatacatagaatcatagaatcttcatggttggaaaggacctttgagatcaccgagtccaaccatacacacacaaaaacccccccctacaatctctgccactagagcatgccctgaagcgccaagtctacacatttcttaaatacctctagggatggtgactcaaccacctccctgggcaggctgttccagtgcctctggtcctgtcattattcacttgggagaagaggctaacacccatctctctacaaccttcttttcaggtagttgtagagggcaatgaggtctcccctcagcctcctcttctccaagttaAACATGCCCAGTtgcctcagcctttcctcatattgcttggtctccagacccctcaccagcttggtagaaTAAGAAACATAGAATAAGGCTATCTCTAAGTATTTACAGACAATAATATCCTAGAATATAGTAATCATGAATACAACTGTATAAACAGATAGGCatcatggttttgttttccactATGCAGTAAGGCACAGTGCAATGCATGAGACGTGGACTTTTGGAATTTAATGGTATCATGGTTTCTCCTAATAACAGCTTTGAATTGGCTTTGAGTCCAATCTTCCCACGTGTTGTTCATAAATATCCATATGTATAAACATACATGTACAAACATTGTTACTACAACAACTCCTAAAGGCTCCTGTGAAGCTTAATGACCAATATAACAAAAATCtgtacaaataataataatatttatcaCTAGAGCTATTTTTATAAAAGGCCTTATAGTACTGAGGCTACAGTACTAGAAAGAATGTAAGACTGCAGAATGAGTAATTATTTCCTATGGTTCCCCAGTTTCCTTGAAAACTTGCCTGCATAGGAACTAAGAAATTCCTGCCACTTGCCCCCAAAACTACTCGCCTGACAAACATGGAAAAGGCAGGTTggcaaaaaccaccaccacccaacaaaaaacccctccaaaaaacTGACTTCTACTTAGAAACATATTGTTACCGTAAATTTAAATTGCTTATGTTGCATTTATATTATGAAGGTCATTTTTCAAATCGTGACACCAGAGATTACAAATATTTTAGATAACTACAAACACTCACGACAAAAACAGAACACTCAACTGAAACAGCTTTTTGCTATGTGAGTAGTAATCCTTCCTCTCTAACTTCATTTGACCCATAAATACATGCAGAATGAGCATATTTTCTATAATGCGGCATTTTTTTCAAGCAAGTTTCGCTGAAAGTATTTACCATGAGATATTGCCTGGCAAGACAGACAGACTCAATTGTGCCCTGGAGGTAGACAGTGGATTTCTTCTGTGGGTTACTAGGGTCAGGGAAGTGGATCTGAGCACCGGTCCTCTGCATGATATGTTTGATGTTACTGCCATTTCGACCCATCATAAAGAGATGATGCTGTGCTGCAATGTCAAGTTGGGTGCTCACAGGGATTGCAGAGGCCAGGCTCCCAGCTAGGTGTTCTAAAAGCATGGCTGTTCCTTCCTGTGGGGAAACGCAAGAAACAGGTGAAACGGCACTCACAGGCATACAAAACAACATTTCAGGCTGTTTCCTTATTTGTCATACATTCCACATTCAAGATGTTTTGATTAAAAACCTGATTGATTTCTTACAGGTAACAGACTGACTAAACGCTAcctattattcccattttatggCCAAATGCAGCATTTAATTGCCCTTGTAGAAGGCAGTAAGACAATGCTGAATGGTTTGGTCCCAACAGACATTCTGTGCCCACGTACAGCAATAAGAAAGTCGACAGACATTTGTTTGGGTAGATATACTTGCAAAATTCGTCTTGCAATTTTGGCCTAAGATATTCTGACTGGCTTGAGATACACCCATCTGAGACCATATCAATCTGTCTCACTGCCAGCTGATaacaaggaaacatttttattttattaagataaATAGGCCCAAGGCAGTTCCTTTACTTGACCGTCAAATTCACATCTCCCAGTCCTGGTTTCGCAAGAACAGTTTTATTGACTCTCAGGGCAATTTTCAAGGTTATGCATTTGAGCACACATTGAAAAGATGAAAGCATGAAGAATTCATATTGGGGGGTGTGTGCATgttttttgtggttggttttctttttgaggGGGTAAAGGAAGATGTGGAGGGGGTTAATAAAAAGATAGGTAAGATTAGCACATATTCCAGAATTGCTGGAAACCCAAACAGGTGTGCAAGAGATGAAATTAAAAGCTTAGCATAAACAATGCTAAATCCTAAACTTAAAACTATTTTCTACGCATTTTTACACCTCAcctataaaagtttaaaaaaacccaaacgctcAGGCTCCAAAAGTGATTATACAATAACAACACGTACTGATGAAGCAggatataaaattaatatagttCTTAAGTAtctaaattattaatatatttatgaCATGCAGAAACCTACTTAAGACGACACATTACCTTCACAGCACTAGTGTTATTTTGTGACCCTCTGACAATGACTGTAGCACCATACATTCGAGAGCGTTGTTtaaaggaaactgaaatattATACGTCTGACATATATGCTGAATTGTGGGAGAGTTAGGATCTGGGATTGGTTGGAGAATTCCAGCAATAGGCAATTCAAACATCAGTACCAGTGGAAGCAGCTCCTACAACAACATTGAAGAGCAAATATTGAAAAGCACGATCACAGCCACTGAAACTGCTACGGGTTTATTACTGAATCATAACATATTGGTCAGTGATGACTAAATTGACGTAATATGTCCTCTGTCCAGGGTTCattgataaaaaaatattatcatatcTTCAGTTGGAAGGAGGCACTGATTTTTTCCAAGGACACGAGAATTATTTGTTTTGCAtaggcttttttgtttgtccccccacccccccaaatagCAGGATCTTTTGCAACTATGCAGCAACAATAAAGCCAGGTAATTTCCCCGTACTTAGCCACGCAGACCTACAAACTGGT
The sequence above is a segment of the Larus michahellis chromosome 6, bLarMic1.1, whole genome shotgun sequence genome. Coding sequences within it:
- the BICC1 gene encoding protein bicaudal C homolog 1 isoform X2, which gives rise to MSVLDTKSNRVTLKMDVSHTEHSHVIGKGGNNIKKVMEETGCHIHFPDSNRNNQAEKSNQVSIAGQPAGVESARVRIRELLPLVLMFELPIAGILQPIPDPNSPTIQHICQTYNISVSFKQRSRMYGATVIVRGSQNNTSAVKEGTAMLLEHLAGSLASAIPVSTQLDIAAQHHLFMMGRNGSNIKHIMQRTGAQIHFPDPSNPQKKSTVYLQGTIESVCLARQYLMGCLPLVLMFDMKEEIEVEPQFITQLMEQLDVFISIKPKPKQPSKSVIVKSVERNALNMYEARKCLLGLESSGVTIASNPSTVSCPVGLSCPGLDILSSAGLGLTGLGLLGPTALSVNTSTAPNSLLNALNSSVSPLQSPSSGTPSPTLWATSLANTNATGFSAIPHLMIPSTAQATLTSILLSGVPSYSQNTPSPPPGLTPVEVHVNGMQSESKKGAPSLNGHVKTSNINYAALSATSLGENVLSTNHSDPVRQTSAHGASEQVAAKSNSAEGCNDAFVEVGMPRSPSHSANTSDLKQMMSSSKQACAKRQTVELLQGTKNSHLHTAERLLSDAELSASESPMADKKAPGSERAAERAAAAQQNSERARLAPQPSYVNMQAFDYEQKKLLATKAMLKKPVVTEVRTPTNTWSGLGFSKSMPAETIKELRRANHVSYKPSMTTTYEGSSMSLSRSNSREHLGSGSESDNWRDRNGLGPTAHEFVSSIGSPKRKQNKSAEHYLSSSNYMDCISSLTGSNGCNLNSLFKGSDLPELFSKLGLGKYTDVFQQQEIDLQTFLTLTDQDLKELGITTFGARRKMLLAISELNKNRRKLFDPSNIRASFLEGGASGRLPRQYHSDIASVSGRW
- the BICC1 gene encoding protein bicaudal C homolog 1 isoform X1, yielding MAAQCDPLSGYLQQPLSDPGSNSERSTDSPVPGSEEDSSGPPRPLHSPEWGEERFRVDRKKLEAMLQAAAEGKGKSGEDFFQKIMEETNTQIAWPSKLKIGAKSKKDPHIKVSGKKENVKEAKEKIMSVLDTKSNRVTLKMDVSHTEHSHVIGKGGNNIKKVMEETGCHIHFPDSNRNNQAEKSNQVSIAGQPAGVESARVRIRELLPLVLMFELPIAGILQPIPDPNSPTIQHICQTYNISVSFKQRSRMYGATVIVRGSQNNTSAVKEGTAMLLEHLAGSLASAIPVSTQLDIAAQHHLFMMGRNGSNIKHIMQRTGAQIHFPDPSNPQKKSTVYLQGTIESVCLARQYLMGCLPLVLMFDMKEEIEVEPQFITQLMEQLDVFISIKPKPKQPSKSVIVKSVERNALNMYEARKCLLGLESSGVTIASNPSTVSCPVGLSCPGLDILSSAGLGLTGLGLLGPTALSVNTSTAPNSLLNALNSSVSPLQSPSSGTPSPTLWATSLANTNATGFSAIPHLMIPSTAQATLTSILLSGVPSYSQNTPSPPPGLTPVEVHVNGMQSESKKGAPSLNGHVKTSNINYAALSATSLGENVLSTNHSDPVRQTSAHGASEQVAAKSNSAEGCNDAFVEVGMPRSPSHSANTSDLKQMMSSSKQACAKRQTVELLQGTKNSHLHTAERLLSDAELSASESPMADKKAPGSERAAERAAAAQQNSERARLAPQPSYVNMQAFDYEQKKLLATKAMLKKPVVTEVRTPTNTWSGLGFSKSMPAETIKELRRANHVSYKPSMTTTYEGSSMSLSRSNSREHLGSGSESDNWRDRNGLGPTAHEFVSSIGSPKRKQNKSAEHYLSSSNYMDCISSLTGSNGCNLNSLFKGSDLPELFSKLGLGKYTDVFQQQEIDLQTFLTLTDQDLKELGITTFGARRKMLLAISELNKNRRKLFDPSNIRASFLEGGASGRLPRQYHSDIASVSGRW